A DNA window from Myxocyprinus asiaticus isolate MX2 ecotype Aquarium Trade chromosome 15, UBuf_Myxa_2, whole genome shotgun sequence contains the following coding sequences:
- the LOC127452414 gene encoding zinc finger protein 628-like — protein MATVQSESEQQLDNKLTNGTPTGDNQELQSSSAAIVTFNAEVCARGSDAKGTTDYDVPSLPASENSSPHGPALPPRNKDASGMACYSTSATMDEPKMDVYVQNNSSESVSTESGEDFGAASENLHNENKGQETDKEEIVDKTIENLGSDSKLAIEEEHRLKKDEEEFTKEIEFSGKEMQGIETGDPNSMEKAKHNTEESRKDEEIEFSVEEMQGTEGEIEETEDPNSLEKVKQNTEERGRADEMETSTEAMQGMEGEIEERGHPDSLEKVKHNTVERGRADEMEPSTKAMQGMEGKIEETGDPNSMEKVKPNTEEREGADKMKPSTKAMEGETEETGDPNSMKKVKPITEERGEEDEFKGGGKRLVVKQRKSSLECNECGKKFTRRETFNLHRHFHMHQDEQASLTCKECGITFQHRSDLIKHRSTHKEESQTRFVSKVSRSKLLSKRMSNCKIYKKQRKFQCEHCGMRFCTMVRLRLHACEQYVEKPFRCPLCRKEFQYRVSINAHMQSHSLDCPYRCLECNKGFQSVATLHIHQRSHAVLKPYECPDCNMVFRHRFIMEDHRRRHAIEKPHQCKICVKSFKFSSVLQQHQYLHTGRKPYHCSYCGRKFAFAQNMRAHCRQHKKISHSARSEACVTNYNVSHDRDVGGLGKENTNHNVEQQRNCPLCPQMFCKAAELRAHMLIHEAEYERMSNGRRFDKVYSCRYCLLKFPTESSLQSHLQIHVTNTLGVNTSPISNQFKAVPEKKNRDEADIDSMSRVGGLGEQTEKKPFRCRDCGKCFRYRSVLELHMRIHSKGYQCHVCKKSFRFSSYLQQHSIIHTGKKPYKCPDCGKDFAFLHNMKTHQRLHQQKPFRCTQCRKGYSDESQLQRHMLSHTGEKPYKCHLCDKSFSLAYLLRDHLNTHTGERPHRCQECNKSFPWLSSLLVHQKIHMRKRQGPSHSYPMSVHSQRGRVNASGVRRGRGRPRLDRDNGRSVPLRQDPLPGQMPNLVPQQSHSFNAGSHQRMQLRSQHLQAQNHSQPIQLQQEWQFQITPPSDELLHSQSLLETQPTDVQMQWPGLPDLMHQQQTSRANVPVSAQPSLATNHYPEIKISGNDQEQKGKHPSLWVNTPNSPESPHHMDRTSSLDVTTQSPRSRSQSSPNQLLNVQDQKQSQWSVLCDSVQTRPQDDQVTMDLDAATSSESNKRPHVRKEDLQIQKSPGLGKMPILGQTDGMVLSTGVSSLQNANPWSLQTHLEMSTTVSLQEIPGDALEKQQNRIIHHLPQQMQVPHQLSQQMQVPQQLSQQMQVPQQLPQQMQVPHQQMQLQQQLLQQQLHQPQLQQQTQMPPSWVSATPSNQLGPLNMPYPSARFPLGERPPMWGFQTTPVLNGPVQQGHIPAQQHVALMSGRQIPLNQSTSFISPPFPPPPPSLNLPAPHPIHSVGRQLPGPLPQGIFFSSQGTINEMPLMPQVTNLPQLAQQTEPHKIVNKMPFAPDHLFHCMICGCSLPGELELQMHYMQHAQRDI, from the coding sequence GGCAAGAAACCGATAAAGAGGAAATAGTGGACAAAACTATAGAAAACCTCGGCTCAGATTCAAAGCTTGCCATAGAGGAAGAACACCGGCTGAAAAAAGATGAAGAGGAGTTTACAAAAGAAATTGAGTTTTCTGGCAAGGAAATGCAAGGTATCGAAACAGGAGATCCCAACAGCATGGAAAAGGCTAAGCACAACACAGAAGAGAGTAGAAAAGATGAAGAAATTGAGTTTTCTGTCGAGGAAATGCAAGGCACAGAAGGGGAGATAGAAGAAACAGAAGATCCCAACAGCTTGGAAAAGGTTAAGCAGAACACAGAAGAGAGGGGAAGAGCAGATGAAATGGAGACTTCTACAGAGGCAATGCAAGGCATGGAAGGAGAGATAGAGGAAAGAGGACATCCCGACAGCTTGGAAAAGGTTAAGCACAACACAGTGGAGAGGGGTAGAGCAGATGAAATGGAGCCTTCTACCAAGGCAATGCAAGGCATGGAAGGAAAGATAGAGGAAACAGGAGATCCCAACAGCATGGAAAAGGTTAAGCCCAACACAGAAGAGAGAGAAGGAGCAGATAAAATGAAGCCTTCTACCAAGGCAATGGAAGGGGAGACAGAGGAAACAGGAGATCCCAACAGCATGAAAAAGGTTAAGCCCATCACAGAAGAGAGGGGAGAAGAAGATGAATTTAAGGGTGGTGGTAAAAGATTAGTTGTCAAGCAAAGGAAAAGCAGCCTGGAATGTAATGAATGTGGTAAAAAGTTCACTCGTCGGGAAACATTCAATCTGCATCGACACTTTCACATGCACCAGGATGAGCAGGCTTCCCTTACTTGTAAGGAATGTGGCATTACTTTTCAGCATCGAAGTGACCTCATAAAACACCGCAGTACACATAAAGAAGAAAGCCAAACTAGATTTGTATCAAAAGTATCACGTTCAAAATTACTTTCTAAGAGGATGTCAAACTgcaaaatatacaaaaaacaGAGGAAATTTCAGTGTGAGCATTGCGGTATGCGTTTCTGTACAATGGTTAGATTAAGGCTTCATGCTTGTGAACAGTATGTGGAGAAGCCTTTTCGCTGCCCTCTGTGCCGCAAAGAATTCCAGTACAGAGTGTCCATAAATGCCCACATGCAGAGTCACTCTTTAGACTGTCCATATCGATGCCTAGAGTGCAACAAAGGTTTTCAGAGCGTGGCCACGCTGCATATCCACCAACGATCCCATGCTGTTCTGAAGCCTTATGAGTGTCCAGATTGTAATATGGTCTTCAGGCATCGCTTCATCATGGAGGACCATCGACGCAGGCATGCAATAGAAAAGCCACACCAGTGCAAAATCTGTGTGAAGAGCTTCAAGTTTAGTAGTGTTTTGCAACAGCACCAGTATCTTCACACTGGCCGAAAGCCTTACCACTGTTCATACTGTGGAAGAAAGTTTGCTTTTGCTCAAAACATGCGAGCACATTGTCGCCAACACAAGAAGATCTCTCACTCAGCTAGGTCTGAGGCATGTGTTACAAACTATAATGTATCTCACGACAGAGATGTGGGAGGTCTGGGTAAAGAGAACACAAACCATAATGTTGAGCAGCAGCGCAACTGTCCTCTTTGCCCTCAAATGTTTTGTAAAGCAGCTGAGCTAAGAGCACACATGTTAATCCATGAAGCAGAGTATGAAAGGATGAGCAATGGCCGAAGATTTGATAAGGTTTATTCATGCCGATATTGTCTTCTCAAATTCCCAACGGAATCCAGCCTGCAgtcacatttacaaatacatgtgACAAACACATTGGGTGTAAACACATCACCTATCTCAAATCAGTTTAAAGCAGTCCCCGAAAAGAAGAATAGGGATGAGGCAGATATTGACAGTATGTCAAGAGTAGGGGGATTGGGTGAACAGACAGAAAAGAAACCTTTCAGGTGTAGAGACTGCGGAAAATGCTTCCGTTACCGATCAGTGTTAGAGCTCCACATGCGCATACATAGCAAGGGTTACCAGTGTCACGTGTGTAAAAAGTCCTTCAGATTCAGTAGCTACTTACAGCAGCACTCCATTATTCACACAGGGAAGAAGCCATACAAATGCCCAGACTGTGGTAAGGATTTTGCATTTCTTCATAACATGAAAACACATCAGAGGCTGCATCAACAAAAACCATTCCGCTGCACGCAGTGCCGTAAGGGCTACAGTGATGAGAGTCAGCTTCAGCGGCATATGCTTTCCCATACCGGTGAAAAACCTTACAAATGCCATCTTTGTGACAAGAGCTTTTCCTTAGCCTACTTGCTCCGTGACCATCTTAATACTCATACAGGGGAGAGACCCCACCGTTGCCAGGAGTGCAATAAGTCATTCCCTTGGCTTAGCAGTCTGCTTGTACATCAAAAGATACATATGCGCAAGCGGCAAGGACCGAGTCACAGTTATCCTATGTCCGTACATTCACAAAGAGGTAGAGTAAATGCAAGTGGTGTGAGGAGAGGTAGGGGTAGGCCGAGGTTAGACAGAGACAATGGGAGGTCAGTGCCTCTACGACAAGACCCTCTACCCGGTCAGATGCCAAATTTGGTTCCACAACAGTCACATAGCTTCAATGCAGGTAGCCATCAACGCATGCAGCTGAGATCACAGCACTTGCAGGCACAAAATCATTCCCAGCCAATTCAATTGCAGCAAGAATGGCAATTTCAAATTACGCCCCCATCAGATGAACTGCTGCACTCTCAGAGTTTATTAGAAACCCAGCCAACTGATGTGCAGATGCAGTGGCCAGGTCTTCCAGACCTCATGCATCAGCAGCAAACTTCTCGAGCAAATGTGCCAGTGTCAGCACAACCTAGCCTAGCTACTAATCATTATCCAGAGATCAAAATATCTGGCAATGATCAAGAGCAAAAAGGAAAGCATCCTTCTCTCTGGGTGAATACACCAAACTCTCCGGAATCACCACACCACATGGACAGGACTTCATCACTGGATGTGACAACACAGTCACCAAGATCCAGaagtcagagttcaccaaaccaGCTGCTTAATGTTCAAGACCAAAAGCAATCACAATGGTCAGTACTCTGTGATTCTGTACAAACTAGACCACAGGATGACCAAGTAACCATGGACTTGGATGCAGCAACCAGCAGTGAATCTAATAAACGTCCTCATGTTAGAAAGGAGGATTTGCAAATCCAGAAGTCCCCTGGTCTGGGTAAAATGCCAATTTTGGGTCAGACTGATGGTATGGTGCTATCCACTGGTGTTTCCTCTTTACAGAACGCTAATCCATGGAGTCTGCAAACACATTTAGAAATGTCTACAACTGTGAGTTTGCAAGAAATACCTGGAGATGCATTGGAGAAGCAGCAAAACAGAATAATCCACCATTTGCCTCAGCAGATGCAGGTTCCCCATCAGCTATCACAGCAAATGCAGGTACCACAACAGCTATCACAGCAAATGCAGGTTCCACAACAGCTACCACAGCAAATGCAGGTTCCACATCAGCAAATGCAACTACAACAGCAGCTTCTACAACAACAACTTCATCAGCCACAGCTCCAGCAACAGACTCAAATGCCTCCTTCCTGGGTTAGTGCGACTCCATCAAATCAGCTGGGACCACTGAACATGCCATATCCATCAGCTCGTTTTCCTCTTGGGGAAAGACCCCCTATGTGGGGGTTTCAAACTACTCCAGTGTTAAATGGACCAGTTCAACAAGGCCATATCCCGGCACAACAGCATGTAGCCCTAATGTCTGGCCGACAAATTCCTCTAAATCAGTCTACATCTTTTATCTCGCCACCTTTTCCTCCACCTCCACCGTCCCTTAATTTACCTGCTCCTCATCCAATACATTCTGTTGGAAGGCAACTTCCAGGTCCATTACCACAAGGCATCTTCTTCAGCTCACAGGGCACCATAAATGAGATGCCACTCATGCCACAAGTGACAAACTTACCTCAGTTAGCTCAACAAACTGAGCCACacaaaattgtcaataaaatgCCTTTTGCTCCTGATCACCTATTCCATTGCATGATCTGTGGTTGTTCTTTACCTGGAGAGTTAGAATTACAGATGCATTATATGCAACATGCACAGCGAGATATTtga